GCGGCGAGGTCGTCGCCCTCGTCGGCGAGTCCGGATGCGGGAAGTCGACGGCGGCCCGCGCGGCGCTTCGGCTCGACGAGCCGACCGAGGGGACGGTGCGCTTCGACGGCGAGGACGTCACGGCGTACGACCGAGCGGCGTTGAAGCGGTTCCGGCGACGGGCGCAACTGATCTTTCAGGATCCCGATTCGAGCTTCGACCCGCGGCTGTCGATCGGCGAGTCGGTCGCCGAACCGCTCTCGATCCACGGAATGGCCGACCGCAATCGTCGACGAGGACTCGTCGAGGGGACGCTCGAGCGCGTCGGCCTCGACGCGAGCGACGCCGACCGGTTCCCTCACGAGCTCTCGGGAGGTGAGAAACAGCGCGCCGCCTTGGCCCGCGCGCTCGTCACGGACCCCGACCTGCTCGTCGCCGACGAGCCGGTCTCCGCGCTCGATATGTCCATCCAAGCGGACGTGTTGTCCCTGCTGGACCGGCTCAGCGGGAACCTCGGTCTCGGCGTTCTCCTCGTCACCCACGACCTCGCAGTCGTCAGCGAGTTCTGCGATCGCGTCGCGGTGATGTACCTCGGTGAGATCGTCGAGTCGGGACCGGTCGACGCGGTGTTCGACGACCCGCGGCACCCCTACACCCGCGCGCTCCTCGCGTCCGTTCCCGTGCCCGATCCGAGCGTGCCTCGCAAGCCGGTCGACCTCGTCGGTGAGGTCCCCGACGCCGCCGACCCGCCCGCTGGCTGCCGATTCCACACGCGGTGTCCCGAGGTGATCCCACCCGATGCCTACGACCTCGAACAGGACGTCTGGCGGCGGCTCTTTCGGTTTCGACTGCGCCTCGAAGGGGACGCAAACGCCGATTGCGACGACCTCTTGGACCTCGCGTCGGCTGAACTCGACTCCGCGGTCGCCCCCGACGACGCCGGGGACGAAGCGCTCCACGAAGCGATCAGGCGCGCGTTCGATCTCCCCGAGCGGGTCTCCGACCCCGAGGCCGAGTCGGTTCTCTCCCGGGCCGTCGGGTTGCTCGTCGCGGACGAGCGCGACGCCGCGGCGGACTTGCTCGCAGCCGAGTTCCGGACCGTCTGCGAGCGCGACTCGCCGACGACCCGTCCGGTCGGTGCCGACCACGAGGCGGCGTGTCACTTCGTCGGCGAGGCGGGCTCCGCGTCGGACAACTCTCTCGGAGGAATCGGCGTCGGAGACGAATAGCGGGTGAGATGCGCGTCTCTGTGCGCGCGGATGAGCTATCGTAGCGTTTGCAACAGATTACACACCCGATCGTACGCTGTCTGTACGATCGAGTGCGTGAAGACTTGCAAACGCTACTATATCCCCGCGGCCGACGTAGGAGCGCGTATGCCGACTGTCAGGACCAACGGCATCGAGACGTACTACGAGCGTCGCGGCGAGGGGCCGCCGATCGTGTTCGTCCACGGCGCGGTGGTCGATCACGGTCAGTGGCTGCCGCAGGCCGAAGCGTTGAGCGACGCGTACACCACGATCGTCTACGACGTCCGCGGCCACGGCCGGACCGGCGGCTCGGCGATCGATCGGTACTCCTTCGACCTGTTCGTCGAGGATCTCGACGCGCTCATCGACGCGCTGGAGCTTTCCGCGCCCGTCCTGTGCGGGCTCTCCTTAGGCGGTTGTATCGCACAGGCCTACGCGACGACGTATCCGGACCGGATTTCGGGGCTCGTTCTCGCGGACACCTTTACACCCGGCGACTGGCGCTGGCCCGAGCGGTTGCAGTGGGGAGTGTTGGGAGCGACGATTCCGCTCGCTCGGGCCTTCGGCTACCAGCGGATCGAACGGGCGATGGTATGGGGACAAGAGCGGATTCGAGGGGACGAAGCCAGCGGCGACTACGAGGCGATCCGACGGCTCCGCAACACGGGGCCGACGATGTCGACCGACGAGTTCGCGAAAGTGATCCGGGCGCTTCGGAGCGTCCCCGAAATGCGAGTCGACTTCACGGCGCTCTCGGTGCCGACGCTGATCCTCTACGGCGAACACGAGATGGGATTCGTCAAGCGTCACGCGGCGAAACTCGCCTCTGAGATTGACGACGCGAACGTCGTCGAAGTTCCCGGCGGCGCGCACGCGTCGAATCTCGACGAGCCCGAGTTCGTGACCGAGGAACTCCGCCGGTTCCTCGCAGAGCGCGTCTTTCCCGGTCGGTGAGCGCACGGAACGGCACCGGAGGTCCAGGCGGTTCCGGCCGGCTATTCGATCAGAAACCGCGGCTCGGCGATCCGCTCGGAACGACAGTCCGGGCATCGCGAGGGGTCGTTCAGGGGGTCGTCGAAGCCGTCGAATCCGCACGCGCGGCACTCCGGCGGCGCGACCAGAAACTGCTCGTCGCTGCCGTCACTTCTGACCGTCTGCGCCACGTGATCGAGGTGCCGATACACCGCCGAGCGCGGGATCCCGACCGTCGTCGAGAGCTCCGCCGCATCGTGCGGTTCCGCCCGCAGAGCGTCCGTGATTCGCTGTCGCGCTGTCGAGTCCTTGCCCGATTCGGACATACTTCCAGCAGGCGTCGAATCCGTATATACCGTCCGCTCCGGCGCAGTCGTGGGCCGTTTGGTTCGATCACTCGGGCCGTTCGACAGCCGTCGGCAACTCTCAAATACCACGCGTTGGGAAACACACTTGAGACTCCGGTCAGACAGTACGAATATGAAGGCAGTCGTCCTCGCAGGCGGGTACGCGACGCGGATGTGGCCGATCACCAAACACCGGCCCAAGATGTTTCTCCCCGTCGGGGAGGGGACGGTCATCGACGTCATCTTCGAGGACCTCGAAGCCGACGACCGGATCGACGAGGTGTTCGTGAGCACGAACGAGCGCTTCGCGGAGACGTTCGAGACGTTCCTCGACGACGCGCCCTACGCGAAGCCGACGCTCTCGGTCGAAGAGACCGTCGAGGAAGACGAGAAGTTCGGCGTCGTGGGCGCGCTCGCCCAGCTCATCGAGCGCGAGGGCGTCGACGACGACCTCGTCGTGATCGCGGGTGACAACCTCCTCTCGTTCGACGTCGGAGAGTTCGTCGACTTCTTCGAGTCGAAGGGGACTCCCTGTCTCGCCGCCTACGACGTCGGATCGAGAGAGCGCGCGAAGTCCTACGGGCTCGTCCAGCTGGACGGCGACCGCGTCGTCGACTTCCAAGAGAAGCCCGACGACCCCCAGAGCACGCTCGTCTCGATCGCGTGCTACGCCTTCCCCGCGGAGACGCTCCCGGACTTCGAGACGTATCTGGCCGACGGCAACAACCCCGACGAGCCGGGGTGGTTTATGCAGTGGCTCCAAGACCGCGGCACCGTCCACGCGTTCACGTTCGACGGCGCGTGGTTCGACATCGGCACGCCCGAGAGCTACCTCGACGCCGTCTCGTGGTATCTCGACGGCGAGACGTACGTCCACGAGAATGCGACCGTCGAGAACTCCGATCTCGGAGAGAACGTCCACGTGATGGCGGACGCGTCGATCTCGAACTCCAGCCTCGAACGGTCGGTCGTCTTCGCGGACGCGGTCATCCGCAACGCCGACATCCGGAATACCATCGTCGACGAGGACACCCACGTCGAGAACCTCGATCTCTCGAACGCGCTGATCGGCGCGCACTCGCACCTCGAATAGCGGGGCCCGT
This DNA window, taken from Halobellus sp. LT62, encodes the following:
- a CDS encoding ABC transporter ATP-binding protein, with amino-acid sequence MTGDSRDDAASDPPLLAVRGLVKHYPVTEGLLRREVGRVRAVDGIDLTVERGEVVALVGESGCGKSTAARAALRLDEPTEGTVRFDGEDVTAYDRAALKRFRRRAQLIFQDPDSSFDPRLSIGESVAEPLSIHGMADRNRRRGLVEGTLERVGLDASDADRFPHELSGGEKQRAALARALVTDPDLLVADEPVSALDMSIQADVLSLLDRLSGNLGLGVLLVTHDLAVVSEFCDRVAVMYLGEIVESGPVDAVFDDPRHPYTRALLASVPVPDPSVPRKPVDLVGEVPDAADPPAGCRFHTRCPEVIPPDAYDLEQDVWRRLFRFRLRLEGDANADCDDLLDLASAELDSAVAPDDAGDEALHEAIRRAFDLPERVSDPEAESVLSRAVGLLVADERDAAADLLAAEFRTVCERDSPTTRPVGADHEAACHFVGEAGSASDNSLGGIGVGDE
- a CDS encoding alpha/beta fold hydrolase, whose protein sequence is MPTVRTNGIETYYERRGEGPPIVFVHGAVVDHGQWLPQAEALSDAYTTIVYDVRGHGRTGGSAIDRYSFDLFVEDLDALIDALELSAPVLCGLSLGGCIAQAYATTYPDRISGLVLADTFTPGDWRWPERLQWGVLGATIPLARAFGYQRIERAMVWGQERIRGDEASGDYEAIRRLRNTGPTMSTDEFAKVIRALRSVPEMRVDFTALSVPTLILYGEHEMGFVKRHAAKLASEIDDANVVEVPGGAHASNLDEPEFVTEELRRFLAERVFPGR
- a CDS encoding transcriptional regulator, with product MSESGKDSTARQRITDALRAEPHDAAELSTTVGIPRSAVYRHLDHVAQTVRSDGSDEQFLVAPPECRACGFDGFDDPLNDPSRCPDCRSERIAEPRFLIE
- a CDS encoding NDP-sugar synthase; protein product: MKAVVLAGGYATRMWPITKHRPKMFLPVGEGTVIDVIFEDLEADDRIDEVFVSTNERFAETFETFLDDAPYAKPTLSVEETVEEDEKFGVVGALAQLIEREGVDDDLVVIAGDNLLSFDVGEFVDFFESKGTPCLAAYDVGSRERAKSYGLVQLDGDRVVDFQEKPDDPQSTLVSIACYAFPAETLPDFETYLADGNNPDEPGWFMQWLQDRGTVHAFTFDGAWFDIGTPESYLDAVSWYLDGETYVHENATVENSDLGENVHVMADASISNSSLERSVVFADAVIRNADIRNTIVDEDTHVENLDLSNALIGAHSHLE